The genomic window AAACGACAGGTCGAAACCAGTTTAAGGCCTGATAAATGTTTTTGGTAGAAGCGCACCATAGCAACCAACGGCTTCGCTACGCCACGAGCAGCCGGGATTTCTTCCCCGGAGCTATTTAGGTACGACATGCGCGGGCCAAGGCCTTCCGCAGGTCGGCGTCCAGCTGGGCGCTCGTAGCACTACCACTGGCGGGCAGGGTGCGGATTACCACGTCGTAGTGCCCGGGCAGTTCGTCTCGCAGTCCGAGGCACACATGGCGAAGCCGCCGGGAGGTGCGGTGGCGAACCACGGCGTTCCCGACGGCTTTCGAGACCACCAGCCCGAAACGCGGACCTGTGACCGCGATCTCGTCACGCTGGTGAGAAGTGTCTAAGACATGC from Corynebacterium confusum includes these protein-coding regions:
- the rnpA gene encoding ribonuclease P protein component; the encoded protein is MLPKPHKLTSPTQFRRTIKGGRRAGSRTLVVHVLDTSHQRDEIAVTGPRFGLVVSKAVGNAVVRHRTSRRLRHVCLGLRDELPGHYDVVIRTLPASGSATSAQLDADLRKALARACRT